The following proteins are co-located in the Octopus sinensis linkage group LG24, ASM634580v1, whole genome shotgun sequence genome:
- the LOC115223801 gene encoding sialin-like, which translates to MSKFTSCIKRYCSCRWRLCYACAIAFLLTQTLRVDLSMAFVCMLKTPNRTTEELNITANNHHCSGLNDHSPNQNYEGELEWSDTLQSNMLAGFFYGYVSTNILAGVLADKYGGKRVLGVSFLSASILTILHPSLSRISGYITLVLRILTGVALGSIFPGIQSLFGRWVPPEQISLFVGITLAGQILGNILGFSISGFLCVYGFDNGWGSIFYIFGGICLVFSCVWFYVVYDNPDVHPTISEEERSYLNKTITSEKEVKKIPWKPMLSSPALWAITFGLFAYGWTDLSFQTLLPLYMKEALNVKTTTNGLMSSAPSIGQIFALPLWGKLADVLRSKKCLSTRSVRVLFHTLSMLGSASLLIAIGFLRCDQTILISLLLFFSGIIMSFSSGSVFVNHNDIAPSYAGIVFGIANTFATTSGSISSLTTKALTPNGTQQEWQLVFALCAAICVCGAILYATMARGEIQEWARSDESGVSVHLKDTKREKTV; encoded by the coding sequence ATGTCGAAATTTACCAGTTGTATTAAGCGTTACTGTTCGTGTCGATGGAGACTGTGCTACGCCTGTGCTATTGCTTTTCTTCTCACGCAAACATTAAGAGTCGATCTGAGCatggcttttgtgtgtatgttgaaaACGCCCAATCGTACAACTGAGGAACTTAACATTACTGCAAATAATCATCATTGTTCTGGTTTAAATGATCATTCTCCGAATCAAAATTACGAAGGGGAATTAGAATGGAGCGATACATTACAATCAAACATGTTGGCCGGTTTCTTCTATGGATACGTATCGACTAATATTTTGGCTGGTGTATTGGCAGACAAATACGGTGGGAAAAGAGTTTTAGGGGTTTCCTTTCTCTCAGCATCAATTTTGACCATTCTTCACCCAAGTTTATCTCGAATTAGTGGTTACATTACTCTGGTTCTAAGGATATTAACAGGTGTGGCTTTAGGATCGATATTTCCAGGAATCCAGTCCTTGTTTGGACGTTGGGTCCCTCCAGAGCAAATTAGTTTATTTGTAGGGATTACACTGGCTGGTCAAATTCTCGGGAATATATTAGGCTTTTCAATATCAggttttctttgtgtgtatggTTTTGATAATGGATGgggttctatattttatatatttggtgGAATATGTTTGGTTTTTAGTTGTGTGTGGTTTTATGTTGTTTACGACAATCCAGACGTCCACCCCACTATCAGCGAAGAAGAACGTTCTTACTTAAACAAAACTATTACAAGTGAAAAAGAAGTTAAGAAAATACCTTGGAAGCCAATGCTATCCTCACCTGCTTTGTGGGCAATTACTTTCGGTTTATTTGCTTATGGCTGGACTGATTTATCTTTCCAGACATTGCTTCCTCTGTATATGAAAGAAGCCTTAAACGTTAAAACCACAACCAACGGTTTAATGTCGTCTGCTCCTTCGATTGGACAAATCTTCGCTTTACCTTTGTGGGGGAAACTTGCTGATGTTTTACGTTCAAAGAAATGTCTGTCAACTCGTTCTGTGCGAGTTTTATTCCACACTTTGTCTATGTTAGGTTCAGCAAGTCTGCTAATTGCCATAGGATTCCTCAGATGTGACCAAACCATTCTAATAAGTCTCCTTTTGTTTTTCAGTGGTATAATAATGTCGTTTTCTAGTGGTTCTGTTTTCGTCAATCACAATGACATTGCTCCAAGTTATGCTGGTATTGTGTTTGGAATTGCCaacactttcgccacaacgtcTGGCAGTATTAGTTCCTTAACTACAAAAGCCTTAACCCCAAACGGTACACAACAAGAATGGCAACTCGTGTTTGCCTTATGTGccgctatatgtgtgtgtggtgcgatATTGTATGCAACTATGGCAAGAGGCGAAATCCAAGAATGGGCGCGTAGCGACGAGTCTGGCGTATCTGTTCATCTCAAAgacacaaaaagagagaaaacagtcTAA